The genomic DNA CTTCTCAAACATCCTTTCTCCTCAACACTTCCCTCGGTTTCCCGCCTGTTGCAGGCCCTACAAAGCCGTCCTCTTCCATCATCTCTACAAGTCGTGCCGCACGGTTGAATCCGATGCGGAGTCTTCTTTGTATAAGTGATATCGAGGCCTGACCGGAAGAGAGTACAAGGTCAATCGCCTGCTGATAGAACTCATCTTTTTCAGCATCACTAACTGACTCATCAGGATATTCCTCAAACTTGTAACTATAATCAGGGCTTCCCTGGGTCTTGAGATAATCAACCAGTGTATTTAACTCTGTGTCTGATATATATGAGCCGTGTATCCTTGCAATCTTGGATGTTCCAGGGGGCAGGAACAGCATATCTCCTTTGTCCAAAAGTGCCTCTGCCCCGTTTGCATCAAGAATGGTGCGGGAGTCTGTTTTTGATGAGACCTTAAATGACATGCGTGTTGGAAAATTTGCCTTTATAATCCCTGTCAGCACGTCAACTGAGGGACGCTGTGTTGCCACAATAAGGTGAATGCCCGCTGCCCTTGCCATCTGGGCAAGCCTTGCAATGGAATCCTCAACCTCACGCTGGGCAGTCATCATCAGGTCTGCAAGCTCATCAATTATCACAACAATATAGGGAAGTGTACCTTCGCCATCTACTGCCTTATTGTAACTTCCAATATTCCTTACCCCCCTATCAGCAAGTAAACGGTATCTTCTCTGCATCTCCTCAACAAGTTTCTGTAATACCCACGCCGCCTCTTTTGGCTGTGTGATGACAGGTGTAAGCAGATGCGGGATGCCTTCAAATATAGAAAGCTCTAAAATCTTCGGGTCTATCATTACCATCTTCAGGTCGGCAGGGGTGGATATAAACAGGAGGCTTGAGATCATGCTGTTAAGGGCAACGCTCTTGCCTGAACCGGTAGTACCCGCAACCAGAAGATGAGGCATTTTTGTAAGGTCAGCAGCAACCGGACTCCCGGAGATGTCTTTTCCAAGTGCCATAGTCAGTTTTGAATTTGCTGTCCTGAATGGTTCAGATGCGAGTATCTCTTTAAGATACACGTCTTCTCTTACATGGTTTGGTATTTCTATACCGACGGTTGATCTCCCGTGCAGGGGCGCGACGATTCTTACGCTTCCGCATTTCATTGCAAGGGCAAGGTCATCAGACAGGTTTACTATCTTTGAGAGTTTTACCCCTGGTGCAGGTTCAAACTCATACATTGTTATAACCGGACCCGGATGAACCTCAACTATCTGACCCTGTACACCCAAATCAAGGAACTTGGCTTCAAGTTTGTTGGAATTCAAAATAAGGTCTTCTTTATTAACCCTGCCTGCTGATTGGGGCGGGTCATTAAGAAGCGAAATAGATGGAAGCTTGTAGTTTTTGTCTGAAGAACTGTTTATGAATTCAAACTGTTCCTGTAACAATGTTATCTTGTCGTTTAGTAAAGGGTTCTTTTCAACTATTCTGGGCCTGTCTGTATAATCCTGTTTAGGAATTTCATTGATTAGTTCCTCCGGTTCTTCATTTGGAGTAATGTCCTCAAAGGATTCAGTTTCATCATTAATTGATTCCGCCTTTCCCTGTGACCTTCTGGAAAATATTTCACGAATCTTAGACAGGGGAAATCCCGCTCCATTAAATGCAGTACGGAAAACCCTTACAGGTGATAAACCGGTTGCCATTACAGCGGCAATTACCACTGTTGTGAAGGTTATTACATAAGTGCCGAAGGTTGCACAACAGCCGACAAGAAGTGATGATATAATGTCACCGACCAACCCGCCTGCCGGGATGCTTCCTTTTACTGATAAGGAGATACGGTTGAAATTTATATGAAGAAAAGCCGGTAATGAGAGTAGAAGCATGAAAAAGCCGATATAACGCACCTTACTATATGTCGCTTCCCCGCCTCGTAATTTTCTCCACCCGTTTATCAATATTGCAATGGGAAATATGTAGGATGCCCCTCCAAAGAAAGAAAAGAATAAATCCGAAATGTATGCACCCATGATGCCTGTCATATTTATAATGTCAGTGCTTGTGGATACGGAATTAAGAGACGGGTCATCAGGACTATAAGAGACAAGGCTTACAAACAGTAGGAGGGAAAAGGCAAGATAAATAATCCCCTTTATCTCTTCAACCCAGTTCTTTTTCTCAGAGGTTTTTTTTTTGTTATCTCTGTTTAAATTGCGATTTTTCATCTAATCTCACACTTCAATAATTATTGGTATAATCATCGGCCTTCTCTCTATTTTTTTCTTTATATACCTCTTCAATGTACTTGTAACCCGTTCTTTTACTATTATCCATTCCTGTTTCTGCTCATCCTCCATCTCATCTAACAGTGCGAGGACTAATCTCTTTAATTCATCAATTATCTCCGGGCACTCTTCTTCATACACAAAACCCTTCTGGATGATTTCAGGCCCAACTATTACCTTGGATGTGCTTTTCTCCATTCCTATAAGTATGATGATTGCCCCATCCATTCCAAGATGCTGGCGGTCTCTGAGGACTATACTGCCGACGTCCCCGATCCCCTTTCCATCAACAAAAACCCTTCCTGAGCTGACCTTTCCTCCTATACTGCCCCCGTCTTCAGTAAACCGGGCTATATAACCGTTCTCAAGTAAGAGGATATTTTCCTTTGGTACGTTCAGCCCCTCAGCAAGCCTTGCGTGATACACGAGATGTCTGTATTCACCATGAATAGGGATAAAGTATTTGGGCCGGACGAGGTTAATCATCA from Nitrospirota bacterium includes the following:
- a CDS encoding DNA translocase FtsK, encoding MKNRNLNRDNKKKTSEKKNWVEEIKGIIYLAFSLLLFVSLVSYSPDDPSLNSVSTSTDIINMTGIMGAYISDLFFSFFGGASYIFPIAILINGWRKLRGGEATYSKVRYIGFFMLLLSLPAFLHINFNRISLSVKGSIPAGGLVGDIISSLLVGCCATFGTYVITFTTVVIAAVMATGLSPVRVFRTAFNGAGFPLSKIREIFSRRSQGKAESINDETESFEDITPNEEPEELINEIPKQDYTDRPRIVEKNPLLNDKITLLQEQFEFINSSSDKNYKLPSISLLNDPPQSAGRVNKEDLILNSNKLEAKFLDLGVQGQIVEVHPGPVITMYEFEPAPGVKLSKIVNLSDDLALAMKCGSVRIVAPLHGRSTVGIEIPNHVREDVYLKEILASEPFRTANSKLTMALGKDISGSPVAADLTKMPHLLVAGTTGSGKSVALNSMISSLLFISTPADLKMVMIDPKILELSIFEGIPHLLTPVITQPKEAAWVLQKLVEEMQRRYRLLADRGVRNIGSYNKAVDGEGTLPYIVVIIDELADLMMTAQREVEDSIARLAQMARAAGIHLIVATQRPSVDVLTGIIKANFPTRMSFKVSSKTDSRTILDANGAEALLDKGDMLFLPPGTSKIARIHGSYISDTELNTLVDYLKTQGSPDYSYKFEEYPDESVSDAEKDEFYQQAIDLVLSSGQASISLIQRRLRIGFNRAARLVEMMEEDGFVGPATGGKPREVLRRKDV